The following coding sequences are from one Psychrobacter sp. AH5 window:
- a CDS encoding contact-dependent growth inhibition system immunity protein, with product MINTFIYLMNAYFYQSWWAEYSDTKVNDADVIIHFASKENLETLNSLVQDLEYIIENNLAKTTFEANSFDFNPLLYGYSSEQVWVESAYKILIAKIR from the coding sequence ATGATAAATACATTTATATATCTAATGAACGCCTACTTCTATCAAAGTTGGTGGGCGGAGTATTCTGATACCAAAGTGAATGACGCAGATGTAATCATTCACTTTGCAAGTAAGGAAAATTTAGAGACTTTAAACAGCTTAGTTCAAGATCTTGAATATATAATAGAGAACAATCTCGCAAAAACAACTTTTGAAGCTAACAGCTTTGACTTCAACCCTTTACTATATGGTTATTCTAGTGAGCAAGTATGGGTTGAGTCAGCTTATAAGATATTAATTGCTAAAATCAGATAA
- a CDS encoding fasciclin domain-containing protein, translating to MLKKTLLSLAIATTALSLAACNDTETVADPVEPEVTTTEEVVEPEVVVDPAVEVDPMAETMATQSIAEIAAGNENLTILTAALQAAGLDTMMMDAGTYTVFAPTDDAFAPVLEKLGVTKEELLANTDLLKKVLPYHVVPMVVKAADIPYGTDIETVNGATISISDANVITDAIGGTANITGTDIMATNGVVHTIDAVLMPE from the coding sequence ATGTTAAAAAAGACTTTATTATCTCTAGCGATTGCTACTACTGCTCTATCACTAGCTGCCTGTAACGATACAGAAACCGTTGCTGATCCTGTAGAGCCAGAAGTAACCACTACTGAAGAAGTCGTTGAGCCTGAAGTTGTCGTTGATCCAGCAGTGGAAGTGGACCCAATGGCAGAGACTATGGCCACTCAGTCTATTGCTGAGATAGCAGCAGGTAATGAGAATCTAACTATCTTGACAGCAGCGTTACAAGCCGCTGGATTAGATACTATGATGATGGATGCAGGAACTTATACTGTATTTGCACCAACTGATGATGCTTTTGCTCCAGTCCTAGAAAAACTAGGCGTGACAAAAGAAGAGCTACTAGCAAATACAGATTTGCTCAAAAAAGTACTTCCTTATCATGTCGTACCTATGGTTGTAAAAGCAGCTGATATTCCTTACGGTACTGATATCGAAACGGTCAATGGTGCTACTATTTCTATCAGTGATGCTAACGTCATTACAGATGCTATCGGTGGTACTGCTAATATTACGGGTACAGATATCATGGCTACCAATGGGGTAGTGCATACTATCGATGCAGTATTAATGCCTGAGTAA
- a CDS encoding alanine/glycine:cation symporter family protein, translating into MEGLVNLVNGIIWSPALVYLCLGAGLFYSIMTRFVQVRLFGEMIKLLFTGKSSADGISSFQALAVSLAGRVGMGNIAGVAAAIGFGGPGAVFWMWVVAFLGASTAYVEATLAQIYKEKDVVTGEYRGGPAYYFERALGQKWYGIIFAISSILACGMFLPGVQANGVINAFAQVMGEGTVMNIGSLEVGSMRLVALGIILFVLGVIIFGGIKRIATFTEYAVPFMALGYIILALIIMFSNLSLIPDVFGMIVGDAFTAQAGFGAAIGWGVKRGIYSNEAGQGTGPHAAAAAEVEHPSQQGLVQAFSVYVDTLLVCSATAFMILSTGMYNIQGTLPDGQFIVQNVAATTEINAPAFTQMAMESVYGNFGNTFIAIAVFFFAFTTILAYYYIAEVNVAYLTRFLGRNANKTGLFLVKVLIMVMVAYGGLNSAGYIWAIGDIGVGLMAWLNIVGILVIFVVARPTLTMLRDYEAQRKAGVARYSFDPKKFGIKNAPYWEERHLKEQELLKQDALRKQPRV; encoded by the coding sequence ATGGAAGGTTTAGTCAATCTAGTAAACGGAATTATTTGGAGCCCAGCGTTAGTTTACCTCTGTTTGGGCGCAGGTTTATTTTATTCTATTATGACGCGCTTCGTACAAGTGCGTCTTTTTGGTGAAATGATTAAACTACTCTTCACTGGTAAGTCTAGTGCTGATGGTATTTCATCATTTCAGGCCCTTGCCGTCTCTCTAGCGGGACGTGTAGGTATGGGTAACATCGCAGGGGTTGCCGCTGCTATTGGTTTTGGTGGCCCAGGCGCGGTATTTTGGATGTGGGTAGTAGCCTTTTTAGGCGCTTCAACCGCTTATGTCGAAGCCACATTGGCACAGATTTACAAAGAAAAAGACGTGGTGACCGGCGAATATCGTGGTGGTCCTGCTTATTACTTTGAGCGTGCCCTAGGTCAAAAATGGTACGGTATTATCTTTGCCATCTCCTCTATTTTAGCTTGTGGTATGTTCTTACCAGGCGTACAGGCTAACGGCGTTATCAATGCTTTTGCTCAGGTTATGGGTGAAGGTACAGTTATGAATATCGGCAGCCTAGAAGTTGGCTCTATGCGTCTAGTTGCCTTAGGTATTATCCTTTTTGTATTAGGGGTCATCATCTTTGGTGGTATTAAGCGTATTGCAACCTTTACTGAGTACGCAGTCCCTTTTATGGCGCTAGGTTATATCATCTTAGCTCTAATTATCATGTTCTCTAATCTTAGCCTGATCCCTGATGTATTTGGCATGATCGTAGGTGACGCCTTCACAGCTCAAGCAGGCTTCGGTGCTGCTATCGGTTGGGGTGTAAAACGTGGTATTTACTCTAACGAAGCTGGACAAGGTACAGGCCCTCACGCTGCTGCTGCTGCTGAAGTTGAGCATCCCTCACAGCAGGGTCTAGTACAGGCATTCTCAGTCTATGTCGATACCTTACTAGTCTGTTCGGCTACTGCCTTTATGATTTTATCTACTGGTATGTACAACATTCAAGGTACTCTACCAGACGGTCAATTCATCGTACAAAACGTGGCCGCTACTACTGAGATTAACGCGCCAGCCTTTACCCAAATGGCGATGGAATCCGTCTATGGTAATTTTGGTAATACCTTTATTGCAATCGCGGTATTCTTCTTTGCCTTTACTACTATTTTAGCTTATTACTATATTGCTGAGGTGAACGTAGCTTACTTAACTCGTTTCTTAGGCCGTAATGCTAATAAGACAGGTTTATTCTTAGTCAAAGTACTAATTATGGTTATGGTCGCTTATGGTGGTCTTAACTCAGCAGGTTACATCTGGGCTATCGGTGACATCGGTGTAGGCTTGATGGCTTGGTTAAATATCGTTGGTATCTTAGTTATCTTTGTTGTAGCACGTCCGACGCTTACTATGCTTAGAGACTATGAAGCGCAGCGTAAAGCTGGCGTAGCACGCTATAGCTTTGATCCAAAGAAATTCGGTATCAAAAATGCGCCTTACTGGGAAGAGCGTCATCTTAAAGAGCAAGAATTGCTTAAGCAAGATGCCCTTCGCAAACAGCCTAGAGTATAA
- a CDS encoding TPM domain-containing protein: MVQNNSSQASFARLWRQVIFVPVLHSRWLTAEARTRLTVKVTEAEKGHRGEVFLIIENALPIQTAYYTDARARAVELFSDYRVWDTEENTGVLIYVNVCEQSLDIIADRGISGHVSPTVWRAMCDKAVAGIANKKVEESLSDLLDEVGQLLRQYYHLEHDPAGNELSDAVVFLK, encoded by the coding sequence ATGGTTCAAAACAACTCGTCACAGGCAAGTTTCGCTCGCTTATGGCGTCAAGTCATATTTGTACCCGTGCTTCATAGTAGATGGCTAACCGCTGAGGCTAGAACACGTTTGACCGTAAAAGTCACCGAAGCTGAAAAGGGTCATCGCGGAGAGGTGTTTTTGATTATAGAAAATGCTTTGCCTATTCAAACCGCCTACTATACGGATGCGCGCGCCCGAGCTGTTGAGCTGTTTAGTGATTACCGTGTGTGGGATACCGAAGAGAACACCGGCGTGCTAATTTATGTCAACGTCTGTGAACAAAGCTTGGATATCATCGCTGATCGCGGTATTAGTGGTCATGTTAGTCCCACCGTTTGGCGAGCGATGTGTGACAAAGCGGTAGCTGGTATCGCTAATAAAAAAGTCGAGGAAAGTTTGTCAGATTTACTCGATGAGGTCGGGCAACTGCTACGTCAATACTACCATCTTGAGCATGATCCCGCTGGCAATGAGTTATCTGATGCGGTCGTCTTTTTAAAATAG
- a CDS encoding YceI family protein: protein MTLKVFRQANRVIAITAISSLAMLSITTHAATYELDPKHTAVRFTVDHFGTSTNAGGFYNLSGMLEYAPKEQKGFVGITIPMGSLDTGLKAFNNHLKSADFFNVEKYPTAYFKSTNWQFNGDKVSAVTGDLTLLGKTHPVTLIATKFNCYDSPVLGVEACGGDFETTIDRTKWGMDTYTTGGMMKDIKLVVQVEGSKKADLKSQ from the coding sequence ATGACTTTAAAAGTCTTTAGACAAGCAAATCGCGTTATTGCCATTACCGCTATTAGCAGCCTTGCTATGCTCAGTATTACCACTCACGCGGCCACTTACGAGCTTGATCCTAAACATACGGCAGTACGCTTCACTGTCGATCATTTTGGTACTTCTACCAATGCAGGCGGTTTTTATAACCTATCAGGTATGCTTGAGTACGCTCCTAAAGAGCAAAAGGGTTTTGTAGGTATTACTATTCCTATGGGCAGCTTAGATACTGGTCTCAAAGCTTTTAATAATCATCTAAAATCAGCTGACTTTTTTAATGTAGAAAAATACCCAACCGCTTATTTTAAGTCAACGAACTGGCAGTTTAATGGTGATAAAGTGAGCGCGGTTACGGGTGATTTGACTTTACTGGGCAAAACACACCCTGTGACTTTGATCGCCACCAAGTTCAATTGTTATGATAGCCCAGTTTTAGGTGTCGAGGCTTGTGGCGGCGATTTTGAAACCACTATCGATAGAACCAAATGGGGTATGGACACTTATACCACCGGCGGTATGATGAAAGACATCAAACTAGTGGTGCAAGTAGAAGGCAGCAAAAAAGCAGATCTAAAATCGCAGTAA
- a CDS encoding NAD-dependent deacylase has translation MVAELSTKLVAQVEQAAKLLRSAKQVCILSGAGISAESGIPTFRDKQTGLWENFSAEDLASPTAFARDPKLVWSWYQWRRELVQDKAPNPAHRALAKWQQGLALKNLASKQRLTLITQNVDDLHEQAGSEAIHLHGHLWRNRCSQCDSVFVESSANNEETKNAVEKIKRFSDELIACPQCGGYIRPDIVWFGESLPVEAWQQAEEAAANCEVFISIGTSSLVYPAAGLAQLAKQNGAKIIEINPNPTPSTVVDITLAAKAGAVMPLLVSTLEQSKS, from the coding sequence ATGGTAGCAGAATTATCAACAAAATTAGTAGCACAAGTTGAGCAAGCAGCAAAGTTATTACGCTCAGCTAAGCAAGTTTGTATCTTAAGCGGTGCTGGTATCTCGGCCGAGAGTGGTATTCCAACTTTTCGGGATAAGCAAACAGGGTTGTGGGAGAATTTTAGCGCCGAAGACTTAGCTAGTCCTACTGCTTTTGCCCGTGACCCAAAACTGGTATGGTCATGGTATCAATGGCGACGCGAGCTAGTGCAGGATAAAGCTCCTAATCCGGCACACCGGGCGCTAGCAAAATGGCAACAAGGGTTAGCTTTAAAAAATCTAGCCTCAAAACAGCGCCTCACTTTAATCACCCAAAACGTTGATGACTTGCATGAGCAAGCAGGCAGCGAAGCTATTCATCTGCATGGGCATCTATGGCGCAATCGCTGTAGCCAATGCGATAGTGTTTTTGTAGAAAGCTCAGCAAATAACGAAGAAACCAAGAATGCTGTAGAGAAAATAAAGCGCTTTAGTGATGAATTGATAGCCTGTCCGCAGTGCGGCGGTTATATCAGGCCTGATATTGTTTGGTTCGGAGAGTCATTGCCAGTAGAGGCTTGGCAACAAGCTGAAGAAGCCGCTGCCAATTGTGAGGTGTTTATAAGTATTGGCACCTCAAGCTTGGTTTATCCTGCGGCCGGTCTGGCGCAGCTTGCCAAACAAAACGGCGCCAAGATTATTGAGATAAACCCCAATCCTACGCCAAGTACCGTAGTGGACATTACTTTAGCGGCCAAAGCAGGAGCAGTAATGCCATTATTGGTGAGCACATTAGAGCAGTCAAAAAGCTAA
- a CDS encoding LemA family protein, translated as MTRKSILKPMLLSAVLATSAVSLSGCGYNNLQAQDEQVTASWSEVVNQYQRRADLVPNLVKVVQQYADQEQEIFTEVAAARSQAGGITVTPELLNDPEAMERYAEAQSQLTGALSRLMAVSERYPDLKSDALFQDLQAQLEGTENRIAVARNRYIQEVQGYNTTVRQFPTNITAKVFGMDAKPNFTVDNEDAISTAPEVNFGE; from the coding sequence ATGACACGTAAATCTATCCTTAAACCCATGCTGTTATCAGCGGTATTAGCAACCTCTGCTGTAAGTTTAAGTGGTTGTGGTTATAACAACTTGCAGGCTCAAGATGAGCAAGTTACCGCCTCTTGGTCGGAGGTTGTCAACCAGTATCAGCGCCGAGCGGACTTGGTACCTAATTTGGTAAAAGTAGTACAGCAATATGCCGATCAAGAACAAGAGATATTCACGGAAGTGGCGGCAGCGCGTTCGCAGGCAGGCGGTATCACGGTGACGCCTGAATTATTGAATGATCCTGAGGCAATGGAGCGCTACGCTGAGGCGCAGTCCCAGCTCACTGGTGCTTTATCAAGACTGATGGCAGTCTCAGAGCGCTATCCTGATCTAAAATCTGATGCTTTATTTCAAGATTTACAGGCGCAATTAGAAGGCACGGAAAACCGTATTGCTGTAGCTCGTAACCGCTATATTCAAGAAGTGCAGGGTTATAATACTACTGTGCGTCAATTTCCAACCAATATTACCGCCAAGGTATTTGGGATGGATGCCAAGCCGAACTTTACGGTCGACAATGAAGACGCTATTTCCACAGCACCTGAAGTTAATTTTGGTGAGTAG
- a CDS encoding adenosine deaminase — protein sequence MIELIKRLPKAELHLHIEGSLEPELMFRLAHKNNVAIPYNSVEEVRSAYNFTNLQTFLDIYYAGANVLLTEDDFYDLTWDYIKRCVENNIIHTEIFFDPQTHTSRGIAFDTIISGIKRALSDAKEQYGISSCIIMCFLRHLSEQQAFETLEQALAYKDDIIGVGLDSAEIGNPPSKFAAVFKKAKAEGFKLVAHAGEEADFSYIYEALDLLNIQRIDHGVQSIHSPELMARLKQEQIPLTVCPNSNIELKVFDNYQAHNIKQLLDYGLNVSVNSDDPAYFKGYVNQNFINLYENIDLSAEDIITLVRNSFKAAFIDDQLKAEYLAKVDAAISCT from the coding sequence ATGATTGAGCTGATAAAAAGATTGCCAAAAGCCGAGCTGCATCTCCATATTGAGGGCTCTTTAGAGCCTGAATTGATGTTTAGGCTCGCTCACAAAAATAACGTAGCCATTCCCTATAATAGCGTCGAGGAAGTTCGTAGTGCTTATAACTTTACCAACTTGCAGACTTTTTTGGATATCTACTATGCTGGGGCCAATGTTTTACTGACCGAAGATGACTTTTATGATTTGACTTGGGACTATATTAAAAGGTGTGTTGAGAATAATATCATTCATACTGAGATATTTTTTGACCCACAAACCCATACTTCTCGAGGTATTGCTTTTGACACTATCATCAGTGGTATCAAAAGAGCGCTTAGCGATGCTAAAGAGCAATACGGCATTAGCTCTTGTATTATTATGTGCTTTTTACGTCATCTCTCAGAGCAACAAGCCTTTGAGACTCTTGAACAAGCCTTAGCTTATAAAGACGATATCATCGGTGTCGGCCTTGATTCGGCTGAGATTGGTAACCCGCCTTCAAAATTTGCAGCGGTCTTCAAAAAAGCTAAAGCGGAAGGTTTTAAACTGGTAGCTCACGCTGGCGAGGAGGCCGACTTTAGCTATATATATGAAGCGCTTGATTTGTTAAATATTCAAAGAATCGATCATGGCGTACAGTCTATTCATAGCCCAGAGCTGATGGCTAGGTTAAAACAGGAGCAAATACCGCTTACCGTCTGTCCAAACTCTAACATCGAGCTAAAAGTATTTGATAACTATCAAGCGCATAATATCAAGCAGCTATTAGACTACGGTCTAAACGTCAGTGTCAATTCTGACGACCCTGCTTATTTCAAAGGCTACGTCAATCAAAATTTTATCAACTTATATGAGAATATTGACTTATCAGCAGAGGATATTATTACTTTAGTCCGTAATTCCTTTAAGGCAGCTTTTATTGATGATCAGTTAAAAGCAGAATATTTGGCCAAAGTAGATGCTGCTATTTCATGTACTTAA
- a CDS encoding class I SAM-dependent DNA methyltransferase codes for MTTKNFSQTAAFIWSVADLLRGDFKQSQYGRIILPFTLLRRLECVLEDTKAEVVAESQRIAEMGLPEEAQEKFLIRASKRPFYNISPMDLSKMGQSDIKDNLNTYVQSFSKDAREIFEHFKFEEFVGQLADANLLYKVVQMFANTDLSPETISNHEMGFVFEELIRRFAESSNETAGEHFTPRDIVRLTTSLVFMEDDDALTKDGIIRTIYDPTAGTGGFLSSGMEYVLELNPDAVMRTYGQELNPESYAICKADMLIKGQEVNNIKLGNTLSNDQLVVEKFDYMLSNPPFGVDWKKIAGEINDEHTQKGFDGRFGAGLPRVSDGSLLFLMHLLSKMRPITGDDKATDNGSTQNSNQGSRIGIILNGSPLFTGGAGSGESEIRRYILEADLLEAIIALPNDMFYNTGIATYIWILSNKKAAERRGKVQLIDGSNLYSKMRKSLGSKRNEMNDDDIKTITKSFGNFEVVDARVLDKVDEVKSNRGRQSANPKTEPAKTFASKIFKTHEFGYRRITIERPLRLSAQLSDNALETLRYAPKPFDMVMPALYEAFGGNWTTDSYGDLSAVTLEARAMIKADFSELKEKQIKDVLDSKVWRDQLEIMNKAKALQAAIGENQFDDFNEFEKVFKQALKDAEISLDTKEKKQLMDAITWKNPEAEPVIKKAVKVASPLYGAFTYRSKNSTDPASKTKIVEFQTDSDLRDYENVPLNPEVTTTELIESYFAREVQPHVPDAWINADKVDAIDEEVGVVGFEIPFNRHFYVYEPPRPLAEIDADLDAVSSEIMQLLGEVHS; via the coding sequence ATGACGACCAAAAACTTCTCTCAAACAGCGGCTTTCATCTGGTCTGTCGCTGACCTATTACGCGGTGACTTTAAGCAATCTCAGTACGGTCGCATCATTCTGCCGTTTACGCTATTGCGCCGCTTAGAGTGCGTATTAGAAGATACTAAGGCAGAGGTGGTCGCTGAGAGCCAGCGTATCGCTGAGATGGGTTTGCCTGAGGAAGCGCAAGAGAAGTTCTTGATACGTGCCAGCAAACGCCCCTTCTATAATATCTCGCCGATGGATCTCAGCAAGATGGGTCAAAGCGACATCAAGGATAACCTCAATACTTACGTGCAATCTTTCTCTAAAGACGCGCGTGAGATATTTGAGCATTTCAAGTTTGAAGAGTTTGTCGGTCAATTGGCTGATGCTAACTTGCTGTATAAAGTCGTGCAGATGTTCGCCAATACCGACCTTAGTCCTGAGACTATCTCCAATCATGAAATGGGCTTTGTGTTTGAAGAGCTGATCCGCCGCTTTGCTGAAAGCTCAAACGAAACGGCAGGGGAGCACTTTACCCCGCGCGATATCGTGCGCCTGACTACCTCATTGGTATTTATGGAAGATGATGACGCACTGACCAAAGATGGCATTATTCGCACCATTTATGACCCTACAGCGGGGACGGGCGGCTTCCTATCCTCTGGTATGGAATATGTGCTAGAACTCAACCCTGACGCAGTCATGCGCACCTATGGCCAAGAGTTAAACCCTGAGTCTTATGCCATCTGTAAAGCCGATATGCTGATCAAAGGGCAAGAGGTGAATAACATTAAGCTGGGTAATACCTTATCCAATGATCAGCTGGTGGTTGAGAAGTTCGACTACATGCTATCTAACCCGCCGTTTGGGGTGGACTGGAAAAAAATAGCAGGCGAGATCAACGATGAGCATACACAAAAAGGTTTTGACGGCCGCTTTGGGGCTGGCTTGCCGCGCGTGTCTGATGGGTCGCTATTGTTCCTAATGCATCTGCTTAGCAAGATGCGTCCGATTACTGGTGATGATAAAGCGACAGATAACGGCAGTACTCAAAACAGTAATCAAGGCAGCCGTATCGGTATCATTTTAAATGGTTCACCGTTATTCACGGGCGGCGCGGGTAGTGGTGAGAGTGAGATTCGCCGTTATATCTTAGAAGCCGATTTGCTAGAGGCCATCATCGCCTTGCCAAACGATATGTTTTATAACACGGGCATTGCTACTTATATCTGGATATTAAGCAATAAGAAAGCCGCTGAGCGCCGCGGCAAAGTGCAATTGATTGATGGTAGTAACCTATATAGCAAGATGCGTAAATCTCTTGGCTCTAAGCGTAATGAGATGAATGATGACGATATCAAGACCATTACCAAAAGCTTCGGTAACTTTGAAGTGGTTGATGCGCGCGTACTCGATAAGGTTGATGAGGTAAAATCTAACCGTGGCCGTCAGTCTGCCAACCCAAAAACTGAACCTGCCAAGACCTTCGCCAGTAAGATATTTAAGACCCATGAATTTGGCTATCGCCGTATCACCATTGAGCGGCCGCTACGTCTATCGGCTCAGCTGTCAGATAACGCGTTAGAGACCCTACGTTATGCACCTAAACCATTCGATATGGTCATGCCAGCGCTGTATGAGGCGTTTGGTGGTAATTGGACGACTGATAGCTATGGCGACTTATCGGCGGTCACGTTAGAAGCGCGTGCGATGATTAAGGCGGACTTCTCTGAGCTAAAAGAAAAGCAAATCAAAGACGTGCTTGACTCTAAAGTATGGCGAGATCAGCTTGAGATCATGAATAAAGCCAAAGCCTTGCAAGCCGCGATAGGTGAAAACCAATTCGATGACTTTAATGAGTTTGAAAAAGTGTTTAAGCAAGCGTTAAAAGACGCTGAGATTAGCTTAGACACCAAAGAGAAAAAGCAGCTGATGGATGCTATCACATGGAAAAACCCTGAAGCAGAACCCGTCATCAAAAAAGCGGTCAAGGTTGCCAGTCCGCTTTATGGTGCGTTTACTTATCGTTCCAAAAATAGCACCGATCCTGCCAGCAAGACCAAAATAGTTGAGTTCCAAACAGATAGCGACTTACGTGATTATGAAAACGTGCCACTTAATCCTGAAGTGACGACCACTGAGCTGATTGAAAGTTACTTCGCCCGTGAAGTACAGCCGCATGTGCCTGATGCGTGGATCAATGCGGACAAAGTAGATGCGATTGATGAAGAGGTTGGCGTTGTGGGCTTTGAGATACCGTTTAACCGTCATTTCTATGTGTATGAGCCACCGCGTCCGCTAGCTGAGATTGATGCAGATTTGGATGCGGTTAGTAGCGAGATTATGCAGTTATTGGGTGAGGTGCATTCGTAA
- a CDS encoding TPM domain-containing protein, whose product MNNSRAIATALLVTLSAATATASNAAQNDVAVATADDANGLQSNRSVEELVAIAKASENNEALNEAVLGNEAINDAILGNEAINPNSVNTDNSATTNQNQANNLPPVQSTAASVDADKLILNSPVVDQANILNPQQKQRLQAQLQGIYRKGLAQAAVVIVPTTNGVPIFDYSLQAAERWQLGEADTDDGLLILVAVNDRDIYIQSGYGLEGVLPDAALNRIIREDITPYFKQNDYGAGLIAGLNKIQQRLEADPEILAQADAQAEARSAQQGSDELPSPIFLFIMAMIFGSFITNIFGRVFGSILTAGGFFAGSLALGGGFFMTVIMAIFIWLFLISRGSGGGRGGRGGGGGGMVFLPGLGGGGGFGGGGFGGGGFGGGGGGFGGGGAGGSW is encoded by the coding sequence ATGAATAACTCAAGAGCAATAGCTACAGCATTATTAGTTACCCTCAGCGCGGCTACTGCCACTGCATCCAATGCCGCGCAGAATGATGTCGCTGTGGCTACTGCTGACGACGCTAACGGTTTACAAAGCAATCGTAGTGTGGAAGAGCTGGTAGCTATTGCCAAAGCTAGTGAGAATAACGAAGCGCTTAATGAGGCGGTGCTGGGTAACGAAGCCATCAATGACGCTATACTTGGTAATGAGGCTATTAATCCAAATTCGGTAAATACGGATAATAGCGCTACTACTAATCAAAACCAAGCTAATAATTTACCACCAGTTCAATCTACCGCTGCCAGTGTTGACGCTGATAAACTCATTCTTAATAGTCCAGTAGTTGATCAGGCCAATATCTTAAATCCGCAACAAAAGCAGCGCCTGCAAGCACAGTTGCAAGGAATTTACCGTAAGGGCCTAGCACAAGCGGCAGTAGTGATAGTGCCGACGACTAACGGAGTTCCTATTTTTGACTACTCTCTTCAAGCCGCTGAGAGATGGCAATTAGGTGAGGCCGATACTGATGATGGTCTGCTTATATTGGTAGCGGTGAATGATCGTGATATATATATTCAGTCCGGTTATGGCTTAGAAGGGGTATTACCTGATGCAGCTCTTAATCGCATTATTCGAGAGGATATCACCCCTTACTTTAAGCAAAACGATTATGGCGCCGGGTTAATAGCTGGATTAAATAAAATCCAACAACGCCTAGAAGCGGATCCAGAGATATTAGCGCAAGCTGATGCTCAAGCCGAAGCGCGCAGTGCTCAACAAGGATCGGATGAGCTACCATCACCTATTTTCTTATTCATAATGGCGATGATCTTTGGTAGTTTTATTACTAATATATTTGGCCGTGTTTTTGGTTCTATTTTGACCGCGGGCGGGTTTTTTGCTGGATCTTTAGCCTTGGGTGGTGGGTTTTTTATGACTGTCATCATGGCGATATTTATATGGTTGTTCCTGATTTCTCGTGGCAGCGGCGGTGGTCGTGGCGGACGAGGAGGGGGCGGCGGCGGTATGGTGTTCTTACCGGGTCTGGGCGGCGGTGGCGGTTTCGGCGGCGGTGGTTTTGGTGGTGGCGGCTTTGGCGGCGGCGGTGGCGGCTTTGGTGGCGGCGGCGCTGGCGGCTCTTGGTAA
- a CDS encoding TPM domain-containing protein: MKLWRENLRLGKGFIFTTLLVSQFFLSACNHDDVIVQEAKSYSDPFKSEIAEKEIYSTRSQLTSTENLSTTKEVLKPSFVDKDLSETYITPEALSKQLKHPVNDFTNSLSTAELTYLNEKLREIYEEGLLQIGIVVVATTQDTPIFDYSMKVAKSWQLGSSENNNGLLILMALNDRQIYILTGLDIEDELTDERVASVIDKDMTPHFQKGNYVTGLSAGIDSLVDSIRMSH, from the coding sequence GTGAAGTTATGGCGTGAAAATCTAAGGCTTGGAAAAGGTTTTATTTTTACTACTTTATTAGTAAGCCAGTTTTTCTTAAGTGCTTGTAATCATGATGATGTAATAGTTCAAGAGGCCAAAAGTTATAGTGATCCGTTTAAAAGCGAAATTGCTGAAAAAGAAATTTACTCAACAAGGAGTCAGCTAACTTCAACAGAAAACCTTTCAACAACTAAAGAGGTACTTAAACCTTCTTTTGTTGATAAGGACTTATCAGAAACCTACATTACACCAGAAGCTTTAAGCAAACAGCTTAAGCATCCGGTTAATGATTTTACTAATAGCTTAAGCACGGCTGAGCTTACTTATTTGAATGAAAAATTGCGTGAGATTTATGAAGAAGGATTGCTACAAATAGGAATTGTCGTTGTTGCAACTACACAAGATACACCCATTTTTGATTATTCGATGAAAGTGGCAAAAAGTTGGCAACTGGGGAGTTCTGAGAACAATAACGGACTATTAATATTAATGGCACTTAATGACCGCCAGATTTATATTTTAACCGGTCTTGATATCGAAGATGAGCTAACAGATGAGCGTGTTGCTAGTGTCATCGATAAGGACATGACACCCCATTTCCAAAAGGGAAATTATGTAACAGGACTATCAGCAGGCATTGATTCATTAGTTGATAGCATCAGGATGTCTCATTAA